A stretch of Endozoicomonas sp. SCSIO W0465 DNA encodes these proteins:
- a CDS encoding YbaB/EbfC family nucleoid-associated protein, whose protein sequence is MFKGGMGNLMKQAQKMQEDMQKLQEELANAEVTGEAGAGLVKVIMTGRYDVRKVEIDPSLLEEDKEMLEDLVAAAMNDAVRKVEESNKEKMGELTSGLGLPAGMKLPF, encoded by the coding sequence ATGTTTAAAGGTGGCATGGGCAATCTGATGAAGCAGGCCCAGAAAATGCAGGAAGATATGCAAAAACTCCAAGAGGAGTTGGCCAATGCAGAAGTCACTGGCGAGGCCGGTGCCGGGCTGGTTAAGGTGATCATGACCGGTCGTTATGATGTTCGTAAGGTGGAAATTGATCCCAGTCTGCTTGAAGAAGACAAGGAGATGTTGGAAGATCTGGTGGCTGCTGCCATGAATGATGCGGTTCGTAAAGTAGAAGAGAGCAATAAGGAGAAAATGGGTGAGCTTACCTCAGGACTTGGTCTTCCAGCCGGTATGAAATTGCCATTCTAG
- a CDS encoding IS4 family transposase: protein MTCFDRSELLSMAEQLGFTIRQRDIRPLDFILSLIDALAGDGNCDTQADLHRKFNELTGLNVSYRSWANQAKKDALPTLILWLWVQCLEIFSRKVMAFDEDSPFSEFEHILIQDGSSQAVYDALKEAFPGRFSTVSPAAVELHTTMDLLTNNLVRVQLTEDTRSERDCLPPLPTSMAYILMLMDAGYFELELFAAIDDREGSFICKAPQSINPTILSAVREDGKNLNRYKGQKLKDVLSGFPKDQCLDLDVEWPGFKAWPFRLVVRWNDKKQKWVFVVTNLNRVEFTLSDVLQAYRLRWQIELIFKEIKSYSGWHRFNTKSATLVFSLILMSFVVVTLKRYLAHAAQANLCESGSIEEISTHKVMKSGTHLFGNVISSLMNAGKSLVSCIKKLLDFWGNNAKREHPARDGCSGRTRLGLCAVGGA, encoded by the coding sequence TTGACCTGTTTCGACCGGTCAGAACTCCTAAGTATGGCGGAACAGCTTGGTTTTACTATACGACAGCGAGATATCCGTCCTTTGGATTTTATCCTCTCACTGATCGATGCCCTCGCTGGTGATGGAAACTGCGATACCCAGGCGGATCTACACCGTAAATTTAACGAGTTGACGGGGCTGAATGTCTCTTATCGTTCTTGGGCAAATCAAGCTAAAAAGGACGCGCTGCCTACTCTTATCCTGTGGCTATGGGTGCAGTGTCTGGAAATATTTTCCCGCAAAGTCATGGCGTTTGATGAAGACAGTCCATTTTCAGAGTTTGAGCACATTCTGATTCAGGACGGTTCGTCACAAGCTGTCTATGATGCCCTGAAAGAAGCATTTCCCGGCAGGTTCTCAACGGTCAGTCCTGCTGCCGTCGAGCTTCATACGACAATGGATCTTCTCACCAACAACCTGGTGCGGGTGCAGCTGACTGAAGATACCCGTTCAGAAAGAGACTGTCTGCCACCACTACCAACATCCATGGCCTATATCCTGATGCTAATGGATGCCGGTTATTTTGAGCTGGAACTCTTTGCCGCTATTGATGACAGGGAGGGTTCTTTTATCTGCAAGGCACCTCAGAGTATCAACCCGACGATACTCAGCGCGGTACGGGAGGATGGCAAGAATCTCAATCGCTACAAAGGACAAAAACTGAAGGATGTACTGTCTGGCTTCCCCAAAGACCAGTGCCTCGACCTGGATGTAGAATGGCCGGGATTCAAAGCCTGGCCATTCCGCTTGGTTGTCCGCTGGAATGACAAAAAACAGAAGTGGGTTTTCGTTGTGACCAACCTGAACCGGGTGGAGTTCACCTTGAGTGATGTGCTCCAGGCCTATCGTCTACGGTGGCAGATAGAGCTGATTTTCAAAGAGATCAAATCCTATTCAGGGTGGCATCGTTTTAACACCAAATCAGCGACACTGGTGTTTAGCCTGATTCTGATGTCCTTTGTGGTTGTGACGTTGAAAAGGTACCTTGCCCATGCTGCACAGGCGAACCTCTGTGAAAGTGGGAGCATTGAGGAAATCTCGACGCACAAGGTGATGAAAAGTGGGACTCACCTGTTTGGTAATGTGATTTCATCGTTGATGAATGCAGGAAAGTCATTGGTCTCATGCATTAAAAAGCTACTGGACTTCTGGGGAAATAATGCGAAACGAGAACACCCTGCACGGGATGGTTGTTCAGGGCGTACAAGATTAGGCCTTTGTGCGGTGGGTGGGGCTTAA
- a CDS encoding transposase, with translation MTKFEMVAMLTSDHQVILRELASYTTFLAGALSSTAVPTFCELLFGCMLSADGFVTQALLTIDFHCVWSSYHHWLSQGKWQWKNLARHLIRLVCSKAPENQPVVLGLDDWVIERFSDKAPACRTHHQHSKKRNRPTYIWGQCWVSLAIIFERAADEVFTAIPVISFPTPASGNTSKLKIAVAMLRVVRNEVKDRVLRLLTDCWYMNWTLIKPALEMNIEVVGQIPSNRALYALPPAPTVKKRGRPKKYGIKMTTEQVKKLPEEKATVWMYGKFRKIRYRTLICRARFLKGREVRVVWSRFENDKGLTESRIFISTNPELEGLEVLRAYSRRWPVEPMFHQLKHAFGCCHLWQQKLRTLLRWMHLKMAGYALLQLLTVCKNQACLNISRIPWRSPDTTTAGMMKIALSGIIPRFSIRKGWNRYKQKYEFNFRDLIDQLIPDNSEAA, from the coding sequence ATGACGAAATTCGAGATGGTTGCCATGCTCACTTCAGATCATCAAGTAATCCTCAGGGAGCTCGCTTCATATACAACCTTTCTTGCTGGAGCGCTATCATCAACTGCAGTACCAACGTTCTGCGAACTGCTGTTCGGTTGCATGCTTTCAGCCGACGGCTTTGTTACACAGGCGTTGTTAACAATTGATTTTCATTGTGTGTGGAGCAGCTACCACCACTGGCTATCTCAGGGCAAGTGGCAATGGAAGAACTTGGCACGCCACTTGATCCGTCTGGTCTGCTCCAAAGCTCCTGAGAATCAACCTGTGGTCCTGGGGCTTGATGACTGGGTAATCGAACGGTTTTCCGACAAAGCCCCTGCTTGTCGTACACATCATCAACACAGCAAGAAACGCAATCGGCCGACGTACATCTGGGGGCAGTGTTGGGTTTCCCTGGCCATCATATTTGAGCGGGCTGCAGATGAAGTATTTACCGCCATACCGGTGATCTCATTTCCGACACCAGCTTCAGGTAACACCAGCAAACTGAAAATTGCCGTGGCCATGCTCAGGGTGGTACGCAATGAAGTGAAGGATCGAGTGCTACGCCTGCTAACCGATTGCTGGTATATGAACTGGACACTGATAAAGCCAGCTCTGGAAATGAACATAGAAGTTGTTGGTCAGATACCTTCAAATCGGGCCCTCTATGCTTTGCCGCCAGCACCCACCGTAAAGAAGCGAGGGCGCCCAAAAAAGTACGGCATCAAGATGACGACAGAACAGGTTAAGAAACTGCCGGAAGAAAAAGCAACAGTATGGATGTACGGCAAATTTCGCAAAATACGTTATCGTACCCTGATCTGTCGCGCCAGATTCCTTAAAGGTCGTGAAGTACGCGTCGTCTGGAGTCGCTTTGAAAATGACAAAGGTCTGACCGAAAGCAGAATATTCATCTCGACCAATCCGGAACTTGAGGGACTGGAGGTGCTTCGTGCCTATTCCCGGAGATGGCCGGTAGAGCCAATGTTTCACCAACTCAAACATGCTTTTGGCTGTTGCCATTTATGGCAGCAGAAATTGCGAACACTGCTTCGATGGATGCATTTGAAAATGGCAGGCTATGCATTATTGCAGTTATTAACCGTTTGTAAAAATCAGGCATGTCTGAATATTTCTCGGATACCCTGGAGAAGCCCGGATACAACCACTGCAGGCATGATGAAAATTGCTCTTTCAGGAATTATTCCGAGGTTCTCTATTCGCAAGGGCTGGAACAGATATAAGCAAAAATATGAGTTCAATTTTCGCGATCTGATCGACCAGTTAATACCGGATAATTCAGAAGCAGCATAA
- a CDS encoding IS1595 family transposase, producing the protein MCKNTIQFQKGLGIMQFLANYGSEEQCENALSSWRWPDGFQCPKCGSRSFCKLHRKAEFQCNCCRCQTSLTSNTIFDSTKLPLATWFLGIYLVTQNKAGISCLTLHRQLGISYNAALRMKHKLMQVMMERDNSWQLSGFVQIDDAYWGGERHGGRRGRGSENKAPFVAAVQTDADNHPIYMKFNAVDNFRRKTIQEWAEHALKKGVRAVSDGLSCFRGIEDAGCQHTAIITGGGHASMENELFTWVNTMLGNVKTAITGTYHKLDPKHLGRYLSEFNYRFNRRFDMPSMISRLGRAAVNTAPMPDRLLKLPDVQWKPG; encoded by the coding sequence ATGTGTAAAAACACCATTCAGTTCCAAAAAGGCCTTGGCATTATGCAATTTCTGGCTAATTACGGCAGTGAAGAGCAGTGTGAGAACGCGCTGTCCTCTTGGCGCTGGCCAGATGGCTTCCAATGCCCGAAGTGTGGCTCCCGCAGTTTCTGCAAGCTTCACCGGAAAGCTGAATTCCAGTGCAATTGCTGCCGTTGCCAAACCTCGCTTACCAGTAACACTATCTTTGACTCAACAAAGCTGCCTCTAGCTACCTGGTTTCTGGGTATCTATCTCGTCACCCAGAATAAAGCGGGGATTTCTTGCCTGACGCTTCATCGACAACTTGGCATTTCCTACAATGCCGCATTGCGCATGAAACACAAACTCATGCAGGTCATGATGGAAAGAGATAACAGCTGGCAGTTGAGTGGTTTTGTTCAGATTGATGACGCCTATTGGGGCGGAGAGCGCCACGGAGGCCGCCGGGGCAGAGGCTCAGAGAACAAAGCCCCCTTCGTGGCCGCAGTTCAGACAGATGCTGATAACCACCCTATCTACATGAAGTTCAATGCCGTTGATAACTTCCGGCGAAAAACCATTCAGGAGTGGGCAGAACATGCCCTGAAAAAGGGTGTCCGGGCCGTCAGCGATGGCTTGTCCTGTTTCCGGGGTATTGAAGATGCCGGATGCCAGCACACAGCCATCATTACCGGTGGTGGGCATGCATCCATGGAGAATGAGTTGTTCACCTGGGTAAATACCATGCTGGGAAACGTGAAAACAGCGATTACCGGTACTTACCATAAGCTCGACCCCAAGCATCTGGGCCGTTATCTATCAGAGTTCAACTATCGGTTTAACCGGCGTTTTGATATGCCTTCAATGATCTCAAGGCTAGGTCGGGCTGCAGTCAATACAGCACCGATGCCGGATCGACTTCTCAAACTGCCAGACGTCCAGTGGAAACCGGGTTAG
- the recR gene encoding recombination mediator RecR has product MFSPMIRELMESLRCLPGVGPRSAQRMALHLLERDRDGAVRLSAALHRAAEGVGRCRHCRTLTEEPVCQICANPGRDEKLLCIVENPSDVMAFEQAGGFSGRYFVLMGHLSPIDGIGPEDIGIEQMLKTVSENRVEEVILATNPTVEGEATAHYIAEELKSLGVTATRIAHGVPLGGELEFVDGGTLAHALAGRKKIEI; this is encoded by the coding sequence ATGTTCAGCCCCATGATCAGGGAATTGATGGAGTCATTGCGCTGTCTGCCGGGCGTTGGGCCGCGATCGGCTCAGCGAATGGCGTTGCACCTGTTGGAGAGAGACCGTGATGGCGCTGTGCGCTTGTCTGCTGCTCTCCACCGGGCTGCCGAAGGGGTGGGGCGATGCAGGCATTGCCGTACCCTGACGGAAGAGCCTGTCTGTCAGATTTGTGCTAATCCCGGCAGGGATGAAAAACTGTTATGTATTGTTGAGAATCCTTCCGATGTTATGGCTTTTGAGCAGGCAGGTGGTTTCTCGGGACGATACTTTGTATTGATGGGGCATTTGTCGCCTATTGATGGTATCGGGCCGGAAGATATTGGCATTGAACAGATGCTGAAAACGGTATCGGAAAACCGGGTTGAAGAAGTGATTCTGGCGACCAATCCCACTGTTGAAGGAGAGGCCACGGCCCACTACATTGCCGAAGAGCTGAAATCGCTCGGGGTGACGGCCACTCGCATTGCCCATGGTGTGCCTCTGGGAGGTGAGCTTGAGTTCGTGGATGGTGGTACCCTGGCTCATGCCCTGGCAGGACGCAAAAAGATTGAAATCTGA
- a CDS encoding IS66 family transposase: MIPELPATMSAEILLKENAELRMRVACLEERCRELEEKVGKNSQNSSKPPSSDGYQKPCKNSNSPDHSDDLSADKGTDPSDEKPNPKSLRQSSGNKAGGKKGHQGTCLKQVDIPDYIEYLPVKECNKCQASLLDSEPVKYIERQVFEPGRPGEFEVTAHRAEVKICTCGCRNQAEFPEGVTAAAQYGSATQAMAVYLNQYHFLPFKRVSEYFNTLYKMSVSAGTVANFVARTYENLASTEEVIRDALRESSVAGADETGMRAEGSLHWLHVMRDEQWTLYYLSEKRGREAMDTMGILLTFAGVLVHDHWKSYFAYAATHVLCNAHHLRELLGVVDRDSNQLALRLMKLLRLSWHYCKGFKTIGMLQMPSVVCERIEKIYDRLLQRALMKEVVYMEKQREELKRKKVKNTKAYNLFKRLTEFKAETLRFMSDFTIPFDNNGSERDVRMAKLKQKISGCFRSADGGSMFARIRSYLSSARKQGMDIYQSLHRAVRNYCNMPLLSAE; encoded by the coding sequence ATGATTCCAGAACTACCCGCAACTATGTCGGCTGAGATTCTCTTGAAAGAGAATGCAGAGCTGCGGATGAGAGTTGCCTGTCTGGAAGAGCGATGTCGAGAATTGGAAGAAAAGGTTGGCAAGAACAGTCAAAACAGCAGCAAGCCGCCATCGTCTGATGGTTATCAAAAACCTTGTAAAAACAGTAATTCTCCAGATCATTCTGACGACCTTTCCGCAGATAAAGGTACCGATCCATCGGATGAAAAACCCAATCCTAAAAGTCTGAGACAGTCTTCTGGTAATAAAGCCGGTGGAAAGAAAGGGCATCAGGGCACTTGTCTTAAACAGGTCGATATCCCTGACTATATTGAGTACCTTCCGGTTAAAGAATGCAATAAATGTCAGGCGTCTCTTCTTGATAGTGAGCCGGTCAAATATATTGAACGACAGGTGTTTGAACCAGGGAGACCGGGTGAATTTGAAGTAACGGCCCATAGAGCTGAAGTAAAAATCTGCACTTGTGGTTGTCGGAATCAGGCTGAATTCCCGGAAGGTGTTACCGCTGCCGCACAATATGGCTCAGCCACACAGGCTATGGCCGTCTATCTTAACCAATACCATTTCCTGCCTTTTAAGCGCGTGTCAGAGTATTTTAATACTCTCTATAAAATGAGTGTAAGTGCAGGCACTGTCGCCAATTTTGTGGCCAGAACCTATGAAAATCTGGCTTCTACTGAAGAGGTTATTCGTGACGCCTTGCGGGAATCGTCTGTTGCCGGAGCCGATGAAACGGGTATGCGGGCCGAGGGCTCTTTGCACTGGCTACACGTTATGCGGGATGAACAATGGACGCTCTACTACTTGTCTGAAAAGCGAGGTCGTGAGGCCATGGACACGATGGGCATACTGCTAACATTTGCAGGCGTTCTGGTTCATGATCATTGGAAATCCTATTTTGCATATGCGGCAACTCACGTACTTTGCAATGCCCATCACCTGAGGGAGCTTTTGGGTGTTGTTGATAGGGACAGCAATCAACTGGCGTTGCGATTGATGAAGCTACTGAGGCTTTCCTGGCATTACTGCAAGGGCTTTAAGACCATAGGTATGCTACAGATGCCAAGTGTTGTCTGTGAACGAATCGAGAAGATTTATGACCGGTTGCTTCAGCGGGCTCTAATGAAAGAAGTCGTCTATATGGAGAAGCAACGAGAGGAGCTTAAGCGCAAGAAAGTCAAGAATACTAAAGCTTACAATCTCTTCAAACGACTCACTGAGTTCAAGGCTGAGACACTGCGCTTCATGTCAGATTTTACCATTCCCTTCGATAACAATGGCAGTGAGCGGGATGTTCGAATGGCCAAGTTAAAGCAGAAAATCTCAGGCTGCTTCAGGAGTGCAGACGGTGGTTCTATGTTTGCACGGATTCGCAGCTATTTGTCGTCTGCCAGAAAACAGGGAATGGACATATATCAATCACTTCATAGAGCTGTTCGGAATTACTGTAATATGCCTTTGCTCAGTGCTGAATAG